Proteins encoded in a region of the Wenzhouxiangella sp. XN201 genome:
- a CDS encoding sulfatase yields the protein MKTNGRFRPGLLLGIAFITVFLAACSEDDAGSPNIVLITIDTLRADRLGAYGYDKNLTPNLDRLAESGVVFERAVTPVGTTWPAHASMLTGLYPRYHGLRRNGLELDEEIPVVTELLSKSGYSTASFVSYKGMHFRGRLDRGFEVVSDREFVKGDEREPIREGQETTAMALDWIGDQSGSSDPAFLWLHLFEPHSPYDLTEYSREWMEETGYDGFLADGASGEELRGRSDEIVASPEHVAAMNALYDGEIKLADELIGRVLDRLEADGKLKNSIVIVTSDHGQGLGEHGNMGHGPTLREDVLHVPLIIRDFRSDQGGRRVDDTVSMIDLAPTIARAALEIDLPGVQGRSLMTYLSSQSGEDPEREIFAEIRLWHDMDEVPDWYDVKSTAIYADGLKFKTRDGETTVFDPRVRPSAERRLDSPEVNEAFLAYLDSLRGEFLAGEIKPTEVELTDHEIETLKSLGYIQ from the coding sequence ATGAAAACGAATGGCAGATTCAGACCAGGCCTGCTTCTGGGCATCGCATTCATCACAGTGTTCCTGGCCGCTTGCAGCGAGGATGATGCAGGCTCGCCCAATATCGTCCTGATCACGATCGATACCCTGCGCGCCGACCGTCTGGGCGCCTATGGCTACGACAAGAACCTGACCCCCAATCTCGACCGCCTGGCCGAAAGCGGTGTGGTGTTCGAGCGCGCGGTCACGCCGGTGGGCACCACCTGGCCGGCCCACGCGTCAATGCTGACCGGACTGTACCCCCGCTACCACGGGCTGCGGCGTAACGGGCTCGAACTCGATGAGGAAATTCCGGTGGTCACCGAGCTGCTGTCGAAGTCCGGCTATTCGACGGCGTCTTTTGTCAGCTACAAGGGCATGCACTTCCGCGGCCGACTCGACCGCGGCTTCGAGGTCGTCAGCGATCGCGAATTCGTCAAGGGCGACGAGCGGGAACCGATCCGTGAAGGGCAGGAAACCACGGCGATGGCCCTGGACTGGATCGGCGATCAGTCCGGCTCATCCGATCCGGCCTTCCTGTGGCTGCACCTGTTCGAGCCCCACAGCCCGTACGACCTGACCGAGTACTCGCGCGAGTGGATGGAAGAAACCGGCTACGACGGCTTCCTGGCCGACGGGGCGAGCGGCGAGGAACTGCGTGGCCGCAGCGACGAGATCGTTGCCTCACCCGAACACGTGGCGGCGATGAACGCCCTCTACGACGGCGAGATCAAGCTTGCCGACGAACTGATCGGCCGCGTTCTGGATCGGCTCGAAGCCGACGGGAAACTGAAAAACAGCATCGTGATCGTGACCTCGGATCATGGCCAGGGCCTGGGCGAGCACGGCAACATGGGCCACGGCCCGACGCTGCGCGAAGACGTGCTCCACGTGCCGCTGATCATCCGCGATTTTCGCTCTGACCAGGGCGGGCGCCGAGTAGACGATACCGTGAGCATGATCGATCTGGCGCCGACCATTGCCAGGGCCGCGCTCGAAATCGATCTGCCGGGGGTACAGGGCCGGTCGCTGATGACCTATCTCTCCAGCCAGTCCGGTGAAGACCCGGAGCGCGAAATATTTGCGGAGATCCGGCTCTGGCACGACATGGATGAGGTGCCGGACTGGTATGACGTGAAATCGACGGCGATCTACGCCGACGGACTCAAGTTCAAGACCCGGGATGGCGAGACCACGGTGTTCGACCCGCGCGTTCGCCCCTCCGCCGAACGGCGCCTGGACTCACCCGAGGTCAATGAAGCCTTTCTGGCCTATCTCGATTCGCTGCGAGGCGAGTTCCTGGCCGGCGAGATCAAACCCACCGAAGTCGAGTTGACCGACCACGAAATCGAAACGCTGAAATCCCTGGGCTATATCCAGTAG
- a CDS encoding sulfotransferase translates to MLHWRARFFARTAPAWRRLASIESSVLRDDIEQVAIEKPIYIAGVPRAGSTIVTEMLSRHPDVTSHRYSDFPNVYTPYWRNWLAQRSQRKPAKAVERAHRDRIMISNESPEAVEEVIWMHFFDHLHDPALDQSLTRDTDNPAFERFYRDHIRKLLLVRKRSRYLAKGNYNATRLGYIRKVFPDARLVVPVRNPINQVASLVKQDRLFEQANMEDPRVDRQLRMSGHFEFGPGRCAVRIGDGENARTIHEHWQAGRSVAGWALYWNSIYNHVLDALEHDRDLESAVLLLRYEDLCRDPEATIRQLLDHLQLDIPRAEPLISDYVSRITAPDYYEPDFSDEELEQLYTITRPVASRLGYVA, encoded by the coding sequence ATGCTTCACTGGCGGGCTCGCTTTTTCGCGCGAACCGCACCGGCCTGGCGGCGTCTGGCCAGTATCGAATCCTCAGTGCTGCGTGACGACATCGAGCAGGTGGCGATCGAGAAGCCGATCTACATTGCCGGCGTGCCGCGGGCAGGTAGCACGATCGTCACCGAGATGCTGTCGCGCCATCCGGACGTCACCAGTCATCGCTACAGCGACTTTCCCAACGTCTACACGCCCTACTGGCGCAACTGGCTGGCCCAGCGCAGCCAGCGAAAGCCGGCTAAAGCTGTCGAGCGGGCCCACCGCGATCGCATCATGATCAGCAACGAAAGCCCGGAGGCGGTCGAGGAAGTGATCTGGATGCATTTTTTCGATCACCTGCATGACCCCGCGCTTGATCAGTCCCTCACGAGAGACACCGACAATCCGGCGTTCGAGCGCTTCTACCGCGACCACATCCGCAAGCTCTTGCTCGTGCGCAAGCGAAGCCGCTACCTGGCCAAGGGAAACTACAACGCCACGCGGCTTGGCTACATCCGGAAGGTCTTTCCGGATGCACGCCTGGTCGTGCCGGTTCGAAACCCGATCAACCAGGTCGCCTCCCTGGTCAAGCAGGATCGCCTGTTCGAGCAGGCCAACATGGAAGATCCGCGCGTGGACCGGCAATTGAGAATGTCAGGGCATTTCGAATTCGGTCCCGGACGGTGCGCAGTCCGTATCGGCGATGGCGAAAACGCTCGGACGATTCATGAGCACTGGCAGGCGGGCCGATCGGTCGCAGGATGGGCGCTCTACTGGAACTCGATCTACAATCACGTGCTCGATGCGCTCGAGCATGACCGAGATCTTGAGTCAGCGGTCCTGTTGCTGCGATACGAAGACCTCTGTCGGGATCCCGAAGCGACAATCCGGCAACTGCTCGACCACCTGCAACTCGATATCCCCCGGGCCGAGCCGCTGATCTCGGACTATGTCAGTCGGATCACGGCGCCGGACTACTACGAACCCGATTTTTCCGACGAAGAACTCGAGCAGCTGTACACGATCACCAGGCCCGTCGCGAGCCGGCTGGGTTATGTTGCATGA
- a CDS encoding methyltransferase domain-containing protein has translation MSEPSDHIDANWSSYQDLLDQAGQWKRKLEAAKAEPPAPDQTWYAYDILSNLWHIDHLKGQLPESALDLFRSGHAADIGGADGDLAYFLEQLGLTVDLIDWPTTNWNGLQGARTLGERLGSNNVAIHEVDLDAQFQLPSERYDVVFFLGILYHLKNPFYILETLARHSRFCFLSTRIARQTVDGQLELENAPLAYLLDPEECNNDPTNFWIFSAPGLIRLAERSGWTVRASYRAGDTKQSDPSSDEHDERMFLALESKIAVAD, from the coding sequence ATGTCAGAACCAAGCGACCACATCGACGCCAACTGGTCCAGCTACCAGGACCTGCTCGACCAGGCGGGCCAATGGAAGCGCAAACTCGAAGCCGCCAAGGCGGAGCCTCCCGCGCCGGATCAAACCTGGTATGCCTACGACATCCTGTCCAATCTGTGGCATATCGATCACCTGAAGGGGCAGCTCCCCGAAAGCGCCCTCGACCTGTTCCGATCGGGACATGCGGCGGATATCGGCGGCGCCGACGGCGATCTCGCTTACTTTCTGGAGCAGCTGGGCCTGACCGTCGACCTGATCGACTGGCCAACGACCAACTGGAACGGCCTGCAAGGCGCCCGAACACTCGGAGAGCGCCTGGGCTCGAACAACGTTGCCATTCACGAAGTGGATCTCGACGCTCAGTTCCAGCTACCGTCCGAACGCTACGATGTGGTGTTCTTCCTGGGCATCCTCTACCACCTCAAGAACCCCTTCTACATCCTGGAGACGCTGGCAAGGCACAGCCGCTTCTGCTTCCTGAGTACTCGCATCGCGCGGCAGACGGTCGACGGTCAGCTGGAGCTGGAGAATGCCCCGCTGGCCTATCTGCTTGATCCCGAAGAATGCAACAATGACCCGACCAATTTCTGGATATTTTCCGCGCCGGGCCTGATCAGGCTGGCCGAACGCAGTGGCTGGACTGTGCGGGCAAGTTATCGTGCCGGTGACACGAAACAATCGGACCCCAGTTCGGACGAGCATGACGAGCGCATGTTCCTGGCCCTTGAGAGCAAGATCGCAGTTGCGGATTGA
- a CDS encoding alkaline phosphatase family protein, with the protein MYQLSVRLLGVFSLFALAACSDGSRTEPASNDADPDSPPEVVLIGVDGAEWQVIEDMVERGELPGFARLMDEGAFGHLINPGPQVSPVVWTTFATGHFGTEHGILDFVYPFSKGSGKQPVDVSLRRQPALWNVLDAHDMQSTVIGYFVSWPAEAIDGRIVSDRAFQNLDHAVWPETLEPVSQEVRRSVFREESSLYERFFPWPYEAAQAEDESSPYHFAAKMVEGRVDSRIRSDEYLRRMTDHLFDEPADLLVSYLRIVDIVSHSLWKYYDASDWEEKPASEKVELLGGVLEESYRYADELIQQALETYGGRSNIFVISDHGFGSGTGRYQPRASDLLTGNHRPNGIFLAHGPAIEPGRAEPITIMEIYPTLAYLLDVPISDEIPGSVAYALIAEAFSEERSPHFVERYDFNWNAPGAQEVDADAQAEEMESLRGLGYIGEGVTLADASSAGEFDFWGAETRLLVGNLHGNVVYYLIQENRAAADAATNALKRNAPHLLPQLLARVRAKVHSLRRELPDGDGLAPGMEDFIEAHQGTASGEPTEAE; encoded by the coding sequence ATGTATCAACTCTCCGTCCGCCTGCTTGGTGTTTTTTCGCTTTTTGCCCTGGCCGCTTGTTCGGACGGATCGCGTACCGAACCGGCTTCCAACGATGCGGATCCCGACAGCCCGCCCGAAGTCGTGTTGATTGGTGTCGACGGTGCCGAGTGGCAGGTGATCGAGGATATGGTGGAACGCGGTGAGTTGCCGGGTTTTGCGCGGCTGATGGACGAAGGGGCGTTCGGCCATCTGATCAACCCCGGCCCGCAAGTCTCGCCCGTGGTCTGGACGACTTTCGCGACCGGACACTTCGGCACGGAGCACGGCATTCTGGATTTCGTCTATCCCTTCAGCAAGGGCTCGGGCAAGCAGCCGGTGGATGTGTCCCTGCGGCGCCAGCCCGCGCTGTGGAACGTGCTCGACGCCCACGACATGCAGTCGACCGTAATCGGCTATTTCGTCTCCTGGCCGGCCGAGGCGATCGATGGGCGCATCGTGTCCGACCGCGCCTTCCAGAACCTGGATCACGCCGTCTGGCCGGAGACGCTCGAACCCGTATCCCAGGAAGTTCGTCGCTCGGTCTTCAGGGAAGAATCGAGCCTCTACGAGCGATTCTTTCCCTGGCCGTATGAAGCGGCCCAGGCCGAGGACGAATCCAGCCCCTATCACTTCGCTGCGAAGATGGTCGAGGGGCGCGTGGACAGCCGTATCCGTTCCGATGAGTACCTGCGCCGCATGACCGATCACTTGTTCGACGAACCCGCCGATCTGCTGGTCAGCTATTTGCGCATCGTCGATATCGTCAGCCATTCGTTGTGGAAGTACTACGATGCCAGCGATTGGGAGGAAAAACCGGCTTCCGAAAAGGTCGAACTGCTTGGGGGCGTACTCGAGGAGTCCTATCGCTATGCCGACGAGCTAATCCAGCAGGCATTGGAGACTTATGGCGGCCGCTCGAATATTTTCGTGATCTCCGACCATGGTTTCGGTTCGGGTACGGGGCGGTACCAGCCCAGGGCCAGCGACTTGCTGACCGGCAACCACCGACCCAACGGCATATTCCTGGCGCATGGCCCGGCCATCGAACCGGGCCGCGCCGAACCGATCACCATCATGGAAATCTATCCGACGCTGGCGTACCTGCTCGACGTGCCGATCTCCGACGAGATTCCGGGCTCCGTGGCCTATGCGCTCATTGCCGAGGCCTTCTCGGAAGAGCGTTCGCCGCATTTCGTTGAGCGCTACGACTTCAACTGGAATGCGCCGGGCGCGCAGGAGGTCGATGCCGACGCCCAGGCCGAGGAGATGGAGTCCTTGCGTGGGCTGGGCTACATCGGGGAGGGCGTGACGCTCGCCGACGCTTCGTCCGCGGGTGAATTCGACTTCTGGGGTGCGGAGACCCGACTGCTGGTGGGCAATCTCCACGGCAATGTCGTCTACTACCTGATTCAGGAAAACCGCGCCGCAGCCGATGCCGCCACCAATGCGCTCAAGCGCAACGCCCCCCATTTGCTGCCGCAGCTGCTTGCCCGGGTACGGGCCAAGGTGCATTCCCTGCGCCGCGAACTGCCCGATGGGGATGGACTGGCGCCGGGCATGGAAGACTTCATCGAGGCCCACCAGGGCACGGCTTCGGGCGAGCCGACCGAAGCGGAATGA